A stretch of Brevundimonas naejangsanensis DNA encodes these proteins:
- the metX gene encoding homoserine O-succinyltransferase MetX produces the protein MTLALISIDAPEEPSCQAAAPATRAARRPSELLQRDGAHDVVVPIPDGFELDFGGTLTQKQVVGRLHGKANAPLIVVAGGISADRYVHRTETKGLGWWSGAVGVRAPIDLTRFRVLAFDFAPEFGDGVTEPKAPLTITTQDQARLLALLLDHLGVEKVAAFIGCSYGGMIALAFGELFPDWAEQLVVVSAAHRPHPLATAWRGIQRRILQLGLETGRVDQAIGLARELAMTTYRTQEEFGDRFDSEAPSHAGQAYPVCDYLTSRGRAYRDRTTPSRWLTLSDSIDRHRVEPEAISAPVTLVGFTTDRLCPIDDMRELADRLPNLWRFEQHASVYGHDAFLKEDALVGDILTSVLKDIDQ, from the coding sequence ATGACCCTGGCCCTGATTTCCATCGACGCACCCGAAGAGCCTTCCTGTCAGGCCGCCGCGCCTGCGACCAGGGCTGCGCGCCGTCCGTCCGAACTGCTGCAACGCGACGGCGCCCACGACGTCGTGGTTCCGATTCCGGACGGTTTCGAGCTGGATTTCGGCGGAACCCTGACCCAGAAACAGGTCGTCGGCCGCCTGCACGGCAAGGCGAACGCCCCCCTGATCGTGGTCGCGGGCGGGATTTCCGCCGACCGCTACGTCCACCGCACCGAGACCAAGGGCCTGGGCTGGTGGTCCGGCGCCGTGGGCGTGCGCGCCCCCATCGACCTGACCCGGTTCCGCGTCCTGGCCTTTGATTTCGCGCCGGAATTTGGCGACGGCGTCACCGAGCCCAAAGCGCCGCTGACCATCACCACCCAGGATCAGGCGCGCCTCCTGGCCCTGCTGCTGGATCACCTGGGCGTCGAGAAGGTCGCCGCCTTCATCGGCTGCTCCTACGGCGGCATGATCGCCCTGGCCTTCGGCGAGCTCTTTCCCGACTGGGCCGAGCAGCTGGTGGTGGTGTCCGCCGCCCACCGCCCTCACCCGCTGGCCACGGCCTGGCGTGGCATCCAGCGCCGCATCCTGCAACTGGGCCTCGAGACCGGCCGGGTGGATCAGGCGATCGGCCTGGCGCGCGAACTGGCCATGACCACCTATCGCACCCAGGAGGAGTTCGGCGACCGCTTCGATTCCGAGGCCCCCAGCCATGCCGGCCAGGCCTATCCCGTCTGCGACTATCTGACGTCGCGCGGCCGAGCCTATCGCGACCGCACCACCCCCTCGCGCTGGCTGACCCTGTCGGACTCCATCGACCGCCACCGGGTCGAGCCCGAGGCGATCAGCGCCCCCGTCACCCTGGTCGGCTTCACCACCGACCGCCTGTGCCCCATCGACGACATGCGAGAGCTGGCCGACCGCCTGCCCAACCTCTGGCGCTTCGAACAGCACGCTTCCGTCTACGGCCACGACGCCTTCCTGAAGGAAGACGCGCTGGTCGGCGACATTCTGACTTCCGTACTGAAGGACATCGACCAATGA
- the metB gene encoding cystathionine gamma-synthase yields the protein MSRARPADPRTIAARSGVDTDTAHGAVMPALYLSSNYSFAAFGQPRKYDYSRSGNPTRDVLAETLAELEGGAGCVVTATGMAAVDLPLSLLEPGDLLIAPHDCYGGTHRLLTARAKKGHFRVAFVDQNDGPALDAALADGARLVLIETPSNPLLRVVDVADVCRRAHAVGAKVVCDNTFLSPALQRPLELGADIVVHSTTKYINGHSDVVGGAVIAADPADHEQLAWWANCLGVTGSPFDAYQTLRGLRTLFTRIERQQATAGLVAAALEQHPAVKAVHYPGLASHPGHALATRQQSGPGAMLSFELTGGTEAVCAVIEQLDVFTLAESLGGVESLIAHPATMTHAAMTPEARVTAGITDGLLRLSVGLEHQDDILADLVQALDAVTLKAAA from the coding sequence ATGAGCCGCGCCCGTCCCGCCGATCCCCGCACCATCGCCGCCCGCTCGGGCGTCGATACGGACACGGCCCACGGCGCGGTCATGCCGGCCCTTTATCTGTCGTCCAACTATTCCTTCGCCGCCTTCGGCCAGCCGCGCAAATACGACTATTCGCGCTCGGGCAATCCGACCCGCGACGTCCTGGCCGAGACCCTGGCCGAGCTGGAAGGCGGCGCCGGTTGCGTGGTCACCGCCACCGGCATGGCGGCGGTCGACCTGCCGCTGAGCCTGCTGGAGCCGGGCGACCTGCTGATCGCCCCGCACGACTGCTACGGCGGCACCCACCGCCTGCTGACCGCCCGGGCGAAGAAAGGCCATTTCCGCGTCGCCTTCGTCGATCAGAACGACGGCCCGGCACTGGACGCCGCCCTGGCCGACGGCGCCAGGCTGGTGCTGATCGAGACCCCGTCCAACCCGCTGCTGCGCGTGGTCGACGTGGCCGACGTCTGTCGCCGCGCCCACGCCGTCGGGGCCAAGGTGGTGTGCGACAACACCTTCCTGTCGCCCGCCCTGCAGCGCCCGCTGGAGCTGGGCGCCGACATCGTCGTCCACTCGACCACCAAATACATCAACGGCCATTCCGACGTGGTCGGCGGCGCCGTGATCGCGGCCGATCCGGCCGATCATGAACAGTTGGCCTGGTGGGCCAACTGCCTGGGCGTCACCGGCTCGCCGTTCGACGCCTATCAGACCCTGCGAGGCCTGCGCACCCTGTTCACCCGCATCGAGCGCCAGCAGGCCACGGCCGGCCTGGTCGCGGCGGCGCTGGAGCAGCATCCGGCGGTGAAGGCGGTTCACTATCCGGGCCTGGCGTCCCATCCCGGCCACGCCCTGGCGACGCGTCAGCAGTCAGGGCCGGGCGCCATGCTCAGCTTCGAGCTGACCGGCGGGACCGAGGCCGTCTGCGCCGTCATCGAGCAGCTGGACGTCTTCACCCTGGCGGAATCCCTGGGCGGCGTCGAAAGCCTGATCGCCCACCCGGCCACCATGACCCACGCGGCCATGACGCCCGAGGCCCGCGTGACGGCGGGCATCACAGACGGCCTGCTGCGCCTGTCGGTCGGACTGGAGCATCAGGACGACATCCTGGCCGACCTGGTGCAGGCGCTGGACGCGGTGACGCTGAAGGCGGCGGCGTAA
- a CDS encoding methyl-accepting chemotaxis protein yields MASFAAVIGACGLATLVVLWAVAALQRADAADAASNAIFKTTDLIQTASVEQQNGLRGFVATRDEEFLAHYQEATARYTARLADLAAVDATGAYRAEQDALKVGGDAFRQSAEKEIALARDPATHAQALANLKASARLFDIRASVAAIQEKESVVAAQRERAKAAAFTQAYVAFGIGGFLALIIAVGAALWLIGALSRPVEAMTRAMTRLAGGDLNVVVPAVGRRDEIGRMAGAVLTFKQNAEEKVRLEAETEAARLAAEQERQEQAARSAETARQQARVVEGVARGLERLSHGQLAFRLTESFPPAYEALRIDFNAAMDKLQGVMRIIVERAGAIGSSAREISHASDDLSRRTEQQAASLEETAAALEQITATVARSAEGAVEAGGVVRGARSEAVEGQAVVGRAIAAMGEIERSSSEIGAIIGVIDEIAFQTNLLALNAGVEAARAGDAGRGFAVVASEVRALAQRSAEAAKEIKTLITASGRQVGEGVALVGDTGHALERIADQIQRLTVIAEEIAASSKEQASGLQQVNIAVTQMDQVTQQNAAMVEQSTAASHALAADAVELDRMMGQFALDDTRDLDARGRMEALARAVA; encoded by the coding sequence ATGGCGTCCTTCGCCGCCGTGATCGGCGCGTGCGGCTTGGCGACGCTTGTCGTCCTTTGGGCCGTCGCGGCTCTGCAGCGCGCCGACGCGGCCGACGCGGCCTCGAACGCGATCTTCAAGACGACCGACCTGATCCAGACCGCGTCGGTCGAGCAGCAGAACGGCCTGCGCGGCTTCGTCGCAACCCGCGACGAGGAGTTCCTGGCCCACTATCAGGAGGCCACGGCGCGCTACACCGCCCGTCTGGCCGATCTGGCGGCGGTCGATGCGACGGGCGCCTATCGGGCCGAACAGGATGCGCTGAAGGTCGGGGGCGACGCCTTCCGCCAGAGCGCCGAAAAGGAGATCGCCCTGGCGCGCGATCCGGCGACCCACGCCCAGGCGCTGGCGAACCTCAAGGCCTCGGCGCGCCTTTTCGACATCCGCGCGAGCGTCGCCGCCATCCAGGAAAAGGAATCGGTCGTCGCGGCCCAGCGTGAAAGGGCCAAGGCCGCGGCCTTCACCCAGGCCTATGTCGCCTTCGGCATCGGCGGCTTCCTGGCCCTGATCATCGCCGTGGGCGCCGCCCTGTGGCTGATCGGCGCCCTCAGCCGCCCGGTCGAGGCCATGACTCGCGCCATGACGCGCCTGGCCGGCGGCGATCTGAACGTCGTCGTCCCGGCCGTCGGGCGTCGTGACGAGATCGGCCGCATGGCCGGCGCCGTGCTGACCTTCAAGCAGAACGCCGAGGAGAAGGTGCGTCTGGAGGCCGAGACGGAGGCCGCCCGGCTGGCCGCCGAGCAGGAACGCCAGGAGCAGGCCGCGCGCAGCGCCGAGACCGCCCGCCAGCAGGCCCGTGTGGTCGAGGGGGTGGCTCGCGGGCTGGAGCGGCTGTCGCACGGCCAGCTGGCCTTCCGCCTGACCGAGTCCTTTCCGCCCGCCTATGAGGCGCTGCGCATCGACTTCAACGCGGCGATGGACAAGCTGCAGGGCGTGATGCGGATCATCGTCGAACGCGCGGGCGCCATCGGCTCCAGCGCGCGGGAGATCAGCCATGCGTCGGATGATCTGTCGCGCCGCACCGAGCAGCAGGCGGCCAGCCTGGAAGAAACGGCCGCCGCCCTGGAGCAGATCACCGCCACCGTGGCCCGTTCGGCCGAGGGCGCGGTCGAGGCCGGCGGCGTGGTCCGCGGGGCTCGGTCCGAGGCGGTCGAGGGGCAGGCCGTGGTGGGCCGCGCCATCGCCGCCATGGGCGAGATCGAGCGTTCGTCCTCCGAGATCGGCGCCATCATCGGCGTGATCGACGAGATCGCCTTCCAGACCAACCTTCTGGCCCTGAATGCCGGCGTCGAGGCGGCGCGCGCGGGCGACGCCGGTCGCGGCTTCGCCGTCGTCGCTTCGGAAGTGCGGGCCCTGGCCCAGCGCTCGGCCGAAGCGGCCAAGGAGATCAAGACCCTGATCACCGCCTCGGGCCGCCAGGTCGGCGAGGGCGTCGCCCTGGTCGGCGACACGGGCCATGCGCTGGAGCGCATCGCCGACCAGATCCAGCGCCTGACCGTCATCGCCGAAGAGATCGCCGCCTCCTCGAAGGAACAGGCCAGCGGCCTGCAGCAGGTCAACATCGCCGTCACCCAGATGGATCAGGTCACGCAGCAGAATGCGGCCATGGTCGAGCAGTCGACCGCCGCCAGCCACGCCCTGGCCGCCGACGCGGTCGAGCTGGACCGCATGATGGGACAGTTCGCCCTGGACGACACGCGCGACCTGGACGCGCGCGGCCGGATGGAGGCCCTGGCGCGGGCCGTGGCGTAA
- a CDS encoding sulfite exporter TauE/SafE family protein, translating to MTLPLSELVLMLAALAGAGAIAGVIGGLFGVGGGTVLVPALFYAFSVLGVGGESNLHVAIGTSLLTIVATSLRSLATHRAHGAVDEQVLKTWTPWVAFGGLVGAAIAGVVSMEGLAVVYGVCLLLVALQMGLMPERYTLRKDLPTGWGRRGVGTMIGLLSAMMGVGGGSFGGMTMTLCGRPIHQAVATASGFGLAIGATAALGFAAFGWDAPGRPPLSLGYVNVPAAVIMGLLTALTAPYGARLAHRLDRRLLRRAFAAYLLLTALSVVLKAL from the coding sequence CCCCTGTCCGAACTCGTGCTCATGCTCGCCGCCCTGGCCGGGGCGGGGGCGATCGCGGGCGTGATCGGCGGCCTGTTCGGAGTCGGCGGCGGCACGGTGCTGGTGCCCGCCCTCTTCTACGCCTTCTCGGTGCTGGGCGTGGGCGGCGAGAGCAATTTGCACGTCGCCATCGGCACCTCCCTGCTGACCATCGTCGCCACTTCGCTGCGGTCGCTGGCGACGCACCGGGCGCACGGGGCGGTGGACGAGCAGGTGTTGAAGACCTGGACGCCCTGGGTGGCGTTCGGCGGCCTGGTCGGGGCGGCGATCGCGGGGGTGGTCTCCATGGAGGGCCTCGCCGTCGTCTACGGCGTCTGCCTGCTGCTGGTCGCCCTGCAGATGGGGCTGATGCCCGAGCGCTATACCCTGCGCAAGGATTTGCCGACCGGCTGGGGACGGCGCGGCGTCGGCACGATGATCGGCCTGCTGTCGGCCATGATGGGCGTCGGCGGCGGCAGTTTCGGCGGCATGACCATGACCCTGTGCGGACGGCCGATCCATCAGGCGGTGGCGACGGCCTCGGGCTTCGGCCTGGCCATCGGGGCGACGGCGGCCCTGGGCTTCGCGGCCTTCGGCTGGGACGCGCCGGGGAGGCCGCCGCTGTCGCTGGGCTATGTCAACGTGCCGGCGGCGGTGATCATGGGGCTGCTGACGGCGTTGACGGCTCCCTATGGGGCGCGGCTGGCGCACCGGCTGGACCGGCGTCTTCTGCGCCGGGCCTTTGCCGCTTATCTGCTGCTGACGGCTCTGTCGGTGGTGCTGAAGGCGCTGTGA